One Hordeum vulgare subsp. vulgare chromosome 4H, MorexV3_pseudomolecules_assembly, whole genome shotgun sequence DNA window includes the following coding sequences:
- the LOC123449834 gene encoding protein GDAP2 homolog: MQQRSPAAASASASPSPGAVAAAMAPGVGGVEPAVALDQVPRWSDPDQRFHSPSSPTAAGSEAPASSFLSFADPLDAAAAGGGHGACRFPVDPEVNSRIYLWRGHPWNLEVDAVVNSTNESLDEAHSSPGLHAAAGPELAEECATLGGCRTGMAKMTNAYDLPARKVIHTVGPKYAVKYHTAAESALSHCYRSCLELLVENGLESIAMGCIYTEAKNYPREPAAHVAIRTVRRFLEKQKDKITAVVFCTTSSTDTEIYKRLLPLYFPRDKQEEEIASLKLPADVGDENGEPIIDERKIRIKTLPAEAANSKYPVPVPADIPLSGSGLTRRRNSKLDSYLDPSFMSIIKDPDLRRKEQWEKSAQAKKGFNFAKLLGFGDLGGPALSAAEEYSLHQRYLAKANSLNLSEIAEMKIIYRGGVDSEGRPIMVVVGAHFLLRCLDLERFILYVVKEFEPLIQKPYSIVYFHSAASLQVQPDLGFMKRLQQMLGRKHQRNLQAIYVLHPTLGLRTAILALQLLVDGDVWKKVVYVDRLMQLFRYVPREQLTIPDFVFQHDLEVNGGKGIIVDPRTKHVYQRPSG, translated from the exons ATGCAGCAACGCTCGCCGGCGGCCGCCTCGGcctccgcctccccctcccccggggcggtggcggcggccatggcgccgGGCGTGGGCGGGGTCGAGCCGGCCGTGGCGCTCGACCAGGTCCCGCGCTGGAGCGACCCCGACCAGCGCTTCCACTCGCCCTCCTCCCCCACCGCGGCCGGATCTGAGGCCcccgcctcctccttcctctccttcgcCGACCCCCTCGACGCGGCCGCGGCGGGCGGGGGCCACGGCGCGTGCCGCTTCCCCGTCGACCCCGAGGTCAACTCCAGGATCTACCTCTGGCGGGGCCACCCCTGGAACCTCGAGGTCGACGCCGTCGTCAACTCCACCAACGAG AGCTTGGACGAGGCGCATAGTAGCCCCGGGCTGCATGCGGCGGCGGGGCCGGAGCTCGCTGAGGAGTGTGCCACCTTG GGTGGGTGCCGGACTGGGATGGCGAAGATGACCAATGCCTATGATCTGCCTGCTAG GAAAGTCATCCATACAGTGGGCCCTAAATATGCTGTCAAGTATCACACAGCTGCAGAGAGTGCACTTAGCCACTGCTACAGGTCTTGCTTGGAACTACTAGTAGAGAATGGTCTTGAAAG CATCGCAATGGGCTGCATATACACAGAAGCCAAAAATTATCCCCGTGAACCGGCTGCCCATGTGGCAATAA GAACAGTGAGACGTTTTCTGGAGAAGCAGAAGGACAAAATAACTGCTGTTGTCTTTTGTACCACATCATCAACTGATACAGAGATATATAAGCG ATTGCTTCCTCTTTATTTCCCACGGGACAAACAAGAGGAAGAGATAGCTTCGTTAAAACTTCCAGCTGATGTTGGGGATGAGAATGGTGAGCCAATAATAGATGAAAGGAAAATAAGAATAAAAACATTGCCTGCTGAGGCCGCAAATAGCAAGTATCCAGTTCCCGTGCCCGCAGATATTCCTCTTTCTGGTTCTGGATTGACACGTAGAAG aaattctaagTTGGATTCATATTTGGATCCATCCTTTATGTCCATAATTAAAGATCCGGATCTCCGACGCAAGGAGCAATGGGAAAAGTCTGCGCAGGCAAAGAAGGGATTCAATTTTGCTAAGTTGCTTGGATTTGGTGATCTTGGTGGTCCTGCATTATCAGCTGCAGAAGAATATTCACTTCATCAACGATACCTTGCTAAAGCAAATTCCCTTAATctttcagaaattgctgaaatgaaAATAAT CTACCGTGGCGGAGTTGACAGTGAAGGGCGCCCAATTATGGTTGTCGTTGGCGCTCACTTTCTTCTTCGCTGTTTGGACCTGGAACGATTTATTCTATATGTAGTAAAG GAGTTTGAACCTTTGATTCAAAAGCCTTACTCAATTGTCTATTTCCACTCGGCAGCGTCCTTACAAGT ACAGCCAGACTTGGGATTCATGAAGCGGTTACAACAAATGCTAGGTCGTAAGCATCAGCGAAATCTTCAG GCTATATATGTACTCCACCCAACGCTGGGATTGAGAACGGCTATTTTGGCGTTGCAGCTTCTTGTTGATGGAGAT GTCTGGAAGAAAGTTGTCTATGTCGACAGACTTATGCAGCTGTTCAGATACGTGCCACGGGAACAACTAACAATTCCAGATTTTGTCTTTCA GCATGATCTCGAAGTGAACGGGGGAAAGGGCATAATCGTTGATcctagaacaaagcatgtctaccAAAGACCGTCAGGTTGA
- the LOC123447364 gene encoding inorganic phosphate transporter 1-2-like produces the protein MATEQLNVLKALDVAKTQLYHFKAVVIAGMGFFTDAYDLFCIALVTKLLGRIYYTDPALNEPGHLPANVSAAVNGVALCGTLAGQLFFGWLGDKLGRKSVYGFTLILMVLCSIASGLSFGHEAKGVMGTLCFFRFWLGFGVGGDYPLSATIMSEYANKKTRGTFIAAVFAMQGFGILFGTIVTIIVSSAFRHAFPAPPFYIDAAASIGPEADYVWRIIVMFGTIPAALTYYWRMKMPETARYTALIAGNTKQATSDMSKVLNKEISEEAAQGERATGDTWGLFSRQFMKRHGVHLLATTSTWFLLDVAFYSQNLFQKDIFTKIGWIPPAKTMNALEELYRIARAQALIALCGTVPGYWFTVAFIDIIGRFWIQLMGFTMMTIFMLAIAIPYDYLVKPGHHTGFVVLYGLTFFFANFGPNSTTFIVPAEIFPARLRSTCHGISAATGKAGAIIGAFGFLYASQDQKKPETGYSRGIGMRNALFVLAGTNFLGLLFSLLVPESKGKSLEELSKENVGDDDAIAPTGV, from the coding sequence ATGGCGACTGAACAGCTCAACGTGCTCAAAGCACTCGATGTGGCCAAGACGCAACTTTACCATTTCAAGGCCGTGGTGATTGCCGGCATGGGCTTCTTCACCGACGCCTACGACCTCTTCTGCATCGCGCTCGTCACCAAGCTGCTGGGGCGCATCTACTACACCGATCCTGCCCTCAACGAGCCCGGCCACCTCCCGGCAAACGTGTCGGCCGCCGTGAACGGCGTGGCCCTATGCGGCACACTTGCCGGCCAGCTCTTCTTCGGCTGGCTCGGCGACAAGCTCGGCCGCAAGAGCGTCTACGGCTTCACGCTCATCCTCATGGTCCTCTGCTCCATCGCGTCAGGGCTCTCGTTTGGACACGAGGCCAAGGGCGTGATGGGGACTCTATGTTTCTTCCGCTTCTGGCTCGGCTTCGGCGTCGGCGGCGACTACCCTCTGAGCGCCACCATCATGTCGGAGTATGCTAACAAGAAGACCCGCGGCACCTTTATCGCCGCCGTGTTTGCCATGCAGGGGTTTGGCATCCTATTTGGTACTATCGTTACCATCATCGTCTCGTCCGCATTCCGACATGCATTCCCTGCACCGCCATTTTACATTGACGCCGCGGCATCCATTGGCCCGGAGGCCGACTACGTGTGGCGCATCATCGTCATGTTCGGCACCATCCCGGCCGCCCTGACCTACTACTGGCGCATGAAGATGCCCGAAACTGCACGGTACACAGCACTTATCGCCGGCAACACGAAGCAAGCCACATCAGACATGTCCAAGGTGCTCAACAAGGAGATCTCAGAGGAGGCTGCGCAGGGTGAGCGGGCCACTGGTGATACCTGGGGCCTCTTCTCCCGGCAGTTCATGAAGCGCCACGGGGTGCACTTGCTAGCGACCACAAGCACTTGGTTCCTGCTCGATGTGGCCTTCTACAGCCAGAACCTGTTCCAGAAGGACATCTTCACCAAGATCGGGTGGATCCCGCCGGCCAAGACGATGAATGCATTGGAGGAGTTGTACCGCATCGCCCGTGCCCAAGCGCTCATCGCGCTCTGCGGCACCGTGCCGGGCTACTGGTTCACCGTCGCCTTCATCGACATCATCGGGAGATTCTGGATCCAGCTCATGGGATTCACCATGATGACCATTTTCATGCTTGCAATCGCGATACCGTATGACTACTTGGTGAAGCCAGGGCACCATACCGGCTTCGTCGTGCTCTACGGGCTCACTTTCTTCTTCGCCAACTTCGGCCCCAACAGCACAACCTTCATCGTGCCGGCCGAGATCTTCCCGGCGAGGCTCCGGTCAACATGCCACGGTATATCGGCCGCAACAGGTAAGGCGGGCGCGATCATCGGCGCATTCGGGTTCTTGTACGCGTCACAGGACCAGAAGAAGCCCGAGACCGGGTATTCACGGGGAATCGGCATGCGCAATGCGCTCTTCGTGCTCGCTGGCACGAACTTTCTGGGCCTGCTCTTTTCCCTGCTGGTGCCGGAGTCCAAGGGCAAGTCGCTCGAGGAGCTCTCGAAGGAGAACGTCGGCGACGACGACGCCATTGCCCCAACTGGTGTCTAG